One Bremerella sp. JC817 genomic window carries:
- a CDS encoding ATP-binding protein, with amino-acid sequence MPQSSHFDNGPHLLEGRKARLTINTAWLIKLRWVAAFGQWITIAFVMFLLGFEIRWQPLATIIFLTASSNLVLSYLFESLRSRELKSLTAWETLLFGVMLMDIGFLTAMLYFTGGISNPFAVFYLVNLALAAIVLTPPNTGILAIVTVGCIGLLLLAGYPLRFLGGWQIENLVTSGIPVHILLAGSSMALVTCAMVVVYFTTKLNVELQRKEASLRLNEIKQARSEKLEALGTLAAGAAHELSTPLATIAVVAKEVQRELEQGDVSAEIKEDISLIRSELDRCRTILDQMSTDAGQATGEPIVLLSTQTLLDEVVQRLEIQHQHRVKIVGEIPAVEIHAPLHLLAQAIRGLIKNGLDATPLSESVDLLLRTTSHDLVLTIRDHGTGMPPHVLARIGEPFFTTKEPGSGTGLGVFLAKNVVEKLNGEVRIQSTADIGTTVEVLIPRAASKNKTNSPKNSRSDT; translated from the coding sequence ATGCCGCAATCCTCCCATTTTGATAACGGGCCCCATCTGCTGGAAGGGCGGAAGGCTCGATTAACGATCAATACCGCGTGGCTGATCAAGCTTCGCTGGGTTGCCGCGTTCGGGCAATGGATCACGATCGCATTCGTGATGTTCCTGCTGGGATTCGAGATTCGCTGGCAGCCACTGGCCACGATTATCTTTCTGACCGCCAGCAGCAATCTGGTGCTCAGCTATTTGTTTGAGTCGCTTCGTTCGCGAGAACTTAAGAGCCTGACCGCCTGGGAAACGCTCCTTTTTGGCGTGATGCTGATGGATATTGGCTTCCTCACGGCAATGCTCTACTTCACTGGTGGCATCTCGAATCCATTTGCCGTGTTCTACCTCGTGAACCTTGCCCTGGCCGCGATCGTACTGACGCCCCCCAACACGGGTATTTTGGCCATTGTCACCGTTGGCTGCATTGGGCTGTTGCTGCTGGCCGGCTATCCGCTCCGCTTTTTAGGTGGGTGGCAGATCGAAAACCTCGTGACCAGTGGCATTCCGGTCCACATCCTGCTGGCCGGTTCTTCGATGGCCCTGGTGACCTGTGCGATGGTGGTCGTTTACTTCACGACGAAGCTGAACGTCGAACTCCAACGCAAAGAGGCAAGCCTTCGTTTAAACGAGATAAAACAAGCCCGAAGCGAGAAACTAGAGGCCTTAGGCACCCTGGCTGCCGGCGCGGCCCATGAGCTCTCGACCCCGCTGGCCACAATCGCCGTTGTCGCCAAGGAAGTTCAGCGCGAGCTGGAACAAGGAGACGTATCGGCGGAAATCAAAGAAGACATCTCCCTCATCCGCAGTGAACTCGATCGCTGCCGTACGATTCTGGATCAGATGTCGACTGATGCTGGCCAGGCTACCGGCGAGCCCATTGTGCTTCTGTCGACTCAAACGCTGCTGGATGAAGTGGTGCAGCGTCTCGAGATCCAACATCAGCATCGCGTGAAGATCGTCGGAGAAATCCCAGCGGTAGAGATCCACGCTCCTCTTCATCTTCTGGCCCAAGCGATCCGCGGTCTGATTAAGAACGGGCTCGATGCGACGCCCCTATCGGAATCGGTCGACCTGCTATTAAGAACGACCTCGCACGACCTGGTGCTGACCATTCGTGACCATGGCACCGGCATGCCGCCGCACGTTCTTGCTCGCATTGGCGAGCCTTTTTTCACGACGAAGGAACCCGGATCTGGCACCGGCTTAGGCGTGTTCCTGGCGAAGAATGTGGTGGAGAAACTGAATGGGGAAGTCCGCATCCAATCGACCGCGGATATAGGGACAACCGTCGAAGTGCTGATCCCGCGCGCTGCCTCGAAAAATAAGACAAATTCTCCGAAGAACTCTCGCAGTGACACGTAG
- a CDS encoding response regulator, translating to MSRPTILLVDDDDILRNRLTRAFTSRGYDVYSAKTKQDAVAQAEEAQPERAVLDLKLPETSGIEILKDLLKVSPLTQTVILTGYGSITNAVEAVRLGAINYLTKPADADEILAAFENKGPADPQTETKAYCPQSLAEAEWEHIHRVLNDCGGNLSEAARLLDIPRRTLQRKLKKLAP from the coding sequence ATGTCCCGACCTACAATCCTCCTCGTCGATGATGACGACATCTTGCGAAACCGCCTGACCCGGGCGTTCACGTCCCGCGGTTACGATGTCTACTCGGCGAAGACGAAACAAGATGCCGTAGCTCAAGCGGAAGAGGCCCAGCCAGAACGGGCCGTCCTTGATCTCAAGTTGCCAGAGACTTCTGGCATCGAAATCCTGAAAGATCTTCTCAAGGTTTCCCCCCTTACGCAGACCGTAATTTTGACCGGATACGGCAGTATTACCAACGCGGTAGAAGCGGTACGCCTGGGGGCAATTAATTACTTGACCAAACCGGCCGATGCGGACGAGATTTTGGCGGCCTTTGAAAATAAAGGGCCTGCAGACCCCCAAACAGAGACCAAGGCTTACTGCCCGCAATCGCTCGCCGAAGCGGAGTGGGAGCATATCCATCGCGTCCTAAATGATTGTGGTGGAAACCTTTCCGAAGCAGCACGCTTGCTGGATATCCCTCGCCGGACCCTGCAACGCAAGCTGAAGAAACTTGCACCTTAA
- a CDS encoding cytochrome c3 family protein — MTSSPEILNRGYRPEQPVPFSHKLHAGRLKMDCRYCHNTVEKSSHAAVPPTATCGNCHSGADASGATPYASVRATSVALAPVRESLATGESIDWTRVHNLPDFVFFNHSAHVTRGVSCVECHGRVDKMDVVQVVEPISMSWCLECHRNPDSSIRPVDEVTNLEWGTDMSEEEKRVLGKQLRDELNIHPSTNCSTCHR; from the coding sequence GTGACCTCCTCGCCCGAGATTCTCAATCGCGGCTACCGTCCCGAACAACCAGTTCCATTCAGCCACAAGCTGCATGCTGGTCGTCTGAAGATGGACTGCCGTTATTGTCATAACACGGTCGAGAAATCGAGCCATGCGGCTGTTCCTCCGACGGCAACTTGTGGTAACTGCCACAGTGGTGCCGACGCCTCGGGAGCCACGCCATACGCATCGGTTCGTGCTACTAGTGTCGCGTTGGCTCCAGTTCGCGAAAGCCTCGCCACCGGCGAGTCGATCGACTGGACTCGAGTCCATAATCTGCCGGACTTCGTTTTCTTCAACCATAGTGCTCACGTCACGCGTGGCGTCTCTTGCGTCGAATGCCATGGCCGCGTCGATAAGATGGACGTTGTCCAGGTCGTCGAGCCAATTTCGATGTCGTGGTGTCTTGAATGTCACCGCAACCCGGACTCGAGCATTCGTCCCGTTGACGAGGTCACCAACCTCGAATGGGGAACCGATATGAGCGAGGAAGAAAAGCGAGTTCTCGGTAAGCAATTACGCGACGAGTTGAACATCCATCCATCGACCAACTGCTCGACATGTCATCGATAA
- a CDS encoding TAT-variant-translocated molybdopterin oxidoreductase: MSSIKPQNDKPKYWRSLDQLEGTPEFEQFLKREFPEAVEEAPTGLPRRRWMQLMGASLALATGAAGCRYPEEEVIGFRYPEEEIAPFSRRPEGRIPGKPEKFATTLTVAGQVCPVVATSYDGRPIKIDGNQMHPLVFGADTYAQAMLLPLYDPDRSQHPVFRDGQDLSRNWEEFTAWWKEESKKLEGGNSSKLAILHETNSSPSVLAQMNEVARKFPQAKWYSYDSISGNTTLGTEMAFGKKLRPLLNLESADIIVDISSDLLGSHATQGKNSNDFAKRRTPENGPMNRLYVVESRFSPTGTSADHRLAVAASQMASFVAELEAKIDAALEAGETKEAPTEKADILVTAMVNDLITHKGKSVVVGGETLDVETQVRIWRINSKLENLGKTVTFVEEPQLARDNTGSIQDLVAELNTGNAHTLIVMGGNPIYDAPVDIDFAAAFDKTRAQIFFGEYENETSKLSTWHLPASHGLEQWGDAIAYDGSYCLTQPLLDPIFKSKDPIQFLSILAGTPITETLEAVKQTVATTFTSSASEAGWIKVLHDGFIADSAADAVSVSISDSLNLGDVSTTAWRGGLENAFELIFHPGSATYDGRYANNGWLQELPEPITKVTWDNVVTLSPKTAKEIGVGQGEFLAITANGKTIEIPAYIQPGQAHGTLAVGLGYGRKMAGHVGGFEENGVDPVGVDVGPLRTSQTMLLATEVEAKGTGKQFTLATTQDHFAIDLLGMREIGRRVGELVREGTLEEYETHPDFAKHVVHHPPLTSLWEDQEWMKESYDGYAWGMSIDLSKCTGCNACTIACQSENNVPIVGKEAVSVGREMHWIRVDRYFSGDMEDPKAVTQPVTCQQCETAPCESVCPVAATVHTNEGLNDMVYNRCIGTRYCGNNCPYKVRRFNYLDWRASDDRFDAANKELAKLIFNPEVTVRNRGVMEKCTYCVQRIQNTKIEARAERRAIGANEIKVACQEACSSQAIEFGDLNNPESNVAKAHANQRAYAMLAELNTKPRTRYLARITNPHPWLAPEVPDHGHHGPGEEGHGEHGDDHSHDHAEGEHAEHKEEAKEEKD; this comes from the coding sequence ATGTCATCGATAAAGCCACAAAACGATAAACCGAAATACTGGCGTAGCCTCGATCAGCTCGAGGGAACCCCTGAGTTCGAGCAGTTCCTGAAGCGCGAATTTCCGGAAGCTGTCGAAGAAGCTCCAACGGGTCTTCCTCGCCGCCGCTGGATGCAGCTGATGGGTGCCTCGCTCGCACTGGCAACCGGTGCCGCTGGCTGCCGTTACCCAGAAGAAGAAGTGATCGGCTTCCGTTACCCGGAAGAAGAGATCGCTCCCTTCTCGCGACGCCCAGAAGGCCGTATTCCAGGCAAGCCTGAAAAGTTCGCCACCACGCTGACCGTTGCCGGCCAGGTTTGTCCGGTGGTCGCTACCAGCTACGATGGTCGCCCGATCAAGATCGACGGCAACCAGATGCATCCGCTGGTCTTCGGTGCCGATACCTACGCCCAGGCAATGCTGCTGCCGCTTTACGATCCCGATCGTAGCCAGCACCCTGTCTTCCGCGATGGCCAAGACCTTTCCCGCAACTGGGAAGAGTTCACCGCTTGGTGGAAGGAAGAATCGAAGAAGCTCGAAGGTGGCAACTCCTCGAAGCTGGCGATTCTGCACGAAACCAACAGCTCGCCAAGCGTCCTCGCTCAGATGAACGAAGTCGCTCGCAAGTTCCCACAAGCCAAGTGGTACAGCTACGATTCGATCTCCGGCAACACGACGCTTGGCACCGAAATGGCTTTCGGTAAGAAGCTGCGTCCGCTGTTGAACCTGGAATCGGCGGACATCATCGTCGACATCAGCTCCGATTTGCTCGGTAGCCATGCGACGCAAGGCAAGAACAGCAACGATTTCGCCAAGCGACGCACGCCTGAAAATGGCCCGATGAATCGCTTGTACGTCGTTGAAAGCCGCTTCTCGCCAACCGGCACCTCGGCCGACCATCGCCTGGCAGTTGCGGCTTCGCAAATGGCCAGCTTCGTCGCTGAACTGGAAGCCAAGATCGACGCTGCCCTGGAAGCAGGCGAAACCAAGGAAGCTCCGACCGAAAAGGCCGACATCCTGGTGACCGCCATGGTCAACGACCTGATCACGCACAAAGGCAAGAGCGTGGTGGTCGGTGGCGAAACGCTGGATGTTGAAACCCAGGTCCGTATCTGGCGAATCAACAGCAAGCTCGAAAACCTCGGCAAGACTGTCACGTTCGTCGAAGAGCCCCAACTGGCCCGCGACAACACTGGCAGCATTCAAGATCTGGTTGCAGAACTGAACACCGGCAACGCGCACACGTTGATCGTGATGGGCGGCAACCCAATCTACGATGCTCCGGTTGATATCGACTTCGCCGCCGCGTTCGACAAGACGCGTGCCCAGATCTTCTTCGGCGAATACGAAAACGAAACCTCCAAGCTGTCGACGTGGCACCTGCCAGCTTCGCACGGCCTGGAACAGTGGGGCGACGCCATCGCTTACGATGGTTCCTACTGCCTGACTCAGCCTTTGCTGGACCCGATCTTCAAGTCGAAAGACCCGATCCAGTTCCTCAGCATCCTGGCTGGCACTCCGATCACAGAAACCCTGGAAGCGGTCAAGCAAACCGTCGCCACGACGTTCACCAGCTCTGCCTCGGAAGCAGGCTGGATTAAGGTTCTGCATGACGGGTTCATTGCGGACTCGGCTGCCGACGCTGTCTCGGTTTCTATCTCCGATAGCCTCAACCTGGGCGACGTTTCGACGACCGCTTGGCGTGGTGGTCTCGAGAACGCCTTCGAGCTGATCTTCCACCCAGGCAGTGCCACCTACGATGGTCGCTATGCGAACAACGGCTGGTTGCAGGAACTGCCAGAACCGATCACCAAGGTGACCTGGGACAACGTCGTTACCCTCAGCCCGAAGACTGCCAAGGAAATTGGCGTCGGTCAGGGCGAGTTCCTGGCGATCACCGCCAACGGCAAGACGATCGAAATTCCTGCTTACATTCAGCCAGGTCAGGCACACGGCACATTGGCCGTCGGTCTTGGCTATGGTCGCAAGATGGCTGGCCACGTCGGTGGTTTTGAAGAGAACGGTGTCGACCCAGTCGGTGTTGACGTCGGTCCTCTACGAACCTCGCAGACCATGCTGCTGGCCACCGAAGTCGAAGCCAAGGGAACCGGTAAGCAGTTCACGCTGGCCACCACCCAAGATCACTTCGCCATCGACCTGTTGGGCATGCGTGAAATCGGTCGCCGAGTTGGCGAACTGGTTCGCGAAGGCACGCTGGAAGAATACGAAACGCACCCTGACTTCGCGAAGCACGTCGTTCATCACCCACCACTGACCAGCCTCTGGGAAGATCAGGAATGGATGAAGGAATCGTACGACGGCTACGCCTGGGGTATGTCGATCGACTTGAGCAAGTGCACCGGCTGTAATGCGTGCACCATCGCCTGCCAATCGGAAAACAACGTTCCGATCGTCGGTAAGGAAGCGGTCTCGGTTGGTCGTGAAATGCATTGGATTCGTGTCGACCGCTACTTCAGCGGCGACATGGAAGATCCCAAGGCCGTGACCCAACCGGTTACCTGCCAACAGTGTGAAACAGCTCCATGTGAAAGCGTTTGCCCCGTTGCTGCCACCGTGCATACCAACGAAGGCTTGAACGACATGGTTTACAACCGTTGTATCGGTACGCGTTACTGTGGTAACAACTGCCCTTACAAGGTTCGTCGCTTCAACTACCTGGACTGGCGTGCCAGCGACGATCGCTTCGATGCCGCGAACAAAGAGCTGGCCAAGCTGATCTTCAATCCAGAAGTCACCGTTCGTAACCGCGGCGTGATGGAAAAGTGCACCTACTGTGTGCAGCGAATCCAGAACACCAAGATCGAAGCTCGTGCCGAGCGTCGTGCGATTGGTGCAAACGAAATCAAGGTTGCCTGCCAGGAAGCTTGCTCTTCGCAAGCGATCGAGTTCGGCGACTTGAACAACCCAGAAAGCAACGTCGCCAAGGCCCACGCCAACCAGCGTGCCTATGCGATGCTGGCCGAACTGAACACCAAGCCACGTACCCGTTACCTGGCTCGTATCACTAACCCGCATCCGTGGCTTGCCCCGGAAGTGCCGGATCATGGGCATCATGGCCCCGGCGAAGAAGGTCATGGCGAACATGGCGATGACCACTCGCACGACCATGCCGAAGGCGAACACGCCGAGCACAAAGAAGAAGCGAAAGAAGAGAAGGACTAA
- the nrfD gene encoding NrfD/PsrC family molybdoenzyme membrane anchor subunit: MATVNEVIDTTIDDPGNRTPLVIGGHDYGSITKLVCRINEDKTPFAWYVAFAASLTVLGFFFSLIGYLIFTGVGVWGNNNPVYWGFPIVNFVFWVGIGHAGTLISAILFIFRQNWRTSINRFAEAMTIFAVCCAGIFPGIHIGRVWVFYWLFPLPSLQLSMWPNFRSPLLWDVFAVSTYATVSLIFWYTGMIPDLATLRDRTTNPILRIVYSILSLGWTGSARSWSRYEKAYTLFAALAAPLVLSVHTIVSFDFAVSQLPGWHTTIFPPYFVAGAVFSGFGMVLTLMVPARQLFGLKDVVTLRHLENVCKILLATGSMVGYAYAMEFFIAWYGGNMYEQFAFINRAFGPYWWAYWIMVSCNVISPQLFWFRKCRTTPWLMFVISIFVNIGMWFERFVITVTSLARDFLPSSWGMFNPTWVDYGMLFGSFGLFFTLFLIFIRFGPIVAMAEVKSVMPHPHSPVHDDHHAAVEHS; this comes from the coding sequence ATGGCCACCGTAAACGAAGTCATAGACACCACGATCGACGATCCGGGCAACCGGACTCCCCTCGTGATTGGCGGGCACGACTACGGCTCGATTACCAAGTTGGTTTGCCGGATCAACGAAGACAAGACTCCGTTTGCGTGGTACGTCGCATTCGCGGCTTCGCTGACCGTGCTCGGCTTCTTCTTTTCGCTGATCGGTTACCTGATTTTCACCGGTGTGGGCGTCTGGGGTAACAATAATCCCGTGTACTGGGGTTTCCCGATCGTGAACTTTGTGTTCTGGGTCGGTATCGGTCACGCGGGAACCCTGATTTCCGCCATTCTGTTTATCTTCCGCCAAAACTGGCGAACGAGTATCAACCGTTTCGCGGAAGCCATGACGATCTTCGCCGTGTGCTGTGCTGGTATCTTCCCAGGTATCCACATCGGCCGCGTCTGGGTTTTCTATTGGTTGTTCCCGCTGCCTAGCTTGCAGCTTTCGATGTGGCCAAACTTCCGTAGCCCACTGCTGTGGGACGTGTTCGCCGTTTCGACGTACGCCACCGTGTCGTTGATCTTCTGGTACACCGGTATGATTCCGGACCTGGCAACGCTGCGAGATCGCACCACCAACCCAATCCTGCGAATCGTCTACTCGATTCTCTCGCTCGGTTGGACCGGTTCGGCTCGAAGCTGGTCGCGTTACGAAAAGGCTTACACGCTGTTTGCCGCTTTGGCTGCTCCGCTCGTGCTCTCAGTGCATACGATCGTGAGTTTCGACTTCGCGGTTTCGCAGTTGCCTGGTTGGCATACCACGATCTTCCCACCTTACTTCGTCGCTGGTGCTGTGTTCAGCGGTTTCGGTATGGTGCTGACGCTGATGGTTCCGGCTCGCCAGTTGTTCGGACTGAAAGACGTCGTGACGCTGCGTCACCTCGAGAACGTCTGTAAGATCTTGCTCGCGACTGGTTCGATGGTGGGTTATGCCTACGCCATGGAATTCTTCATCGCCTGGTACGGCGGTAACATGTACGAACAATTCGCGTTCATTAACCGTGCCTTCGGACCATACTGGTGGGCCTACTGGATCATGGTGTCCTGCAACGTGATCAGCCCGCAGTTGTTCTGGTTCCGAAAGTGCCGCACGACTCCTTGGTTGATGTTCGTGATCAGTATCTTCGTCAACATCGGTATGTGGTTCGAGCGATTCGTGATTACGGTCACGTCGTTGGCTCGCGACTTCCTGCCGTCCTCGTGGGGCATGTTCAATCCGACCTGGGTTGACTATGGCATGCTGTTCGGCAGCTTCGGCTTGTTCTTCACACTGTTTTTGATCTTCATTCGGTTTGGCCCAATCGTGGCCATGGCAGAAGTCAAATCGGTGATGCCACATCCGCACTCGCCGGTTCATGACGATCACCACGCAGCCGTTGAACACTCCTAA
- a CDS encoding quinol:electron acceptor oxidoreductase subunit ActD → MAQDPNNPDQKLIGLMAQFDDPDSLLAACEKVRKAGYTNTDAYTPFPLHGIDDALGIKPTILPWIVLALGLMGGSAGLALQYITNVEFYPFIISAKPLFSLPANIPVIFELTILHAAIAVFLGMLLLNRMPTFSNPLFRVPEFARATDDKFFLTVGVADEKFKPKKTRELFDSFIGQTAVIEIFEDPSSNEIPKVFKFVGIGVSVLALIPPLLLWRAYNDTATVPRINPIRDMDVQLRGDTQTVSHVFADGRTMRPRIAGTVARGEYVDPILLTGIVPETDQQNVAFLQEEEPPKEEGEKPAEEANAEEDKPAEEPAAEEKPMEEQPAEDKPAEEAAAPAQPEEPEPNWVKIAPIEVNMATLERGRNRYNIYCSVCHGLAGDGDGLVSQRALQLQQPTWVPPTNLHTDYLLTQPDGKIYNTITNGIRKMKGYADQIPTEDRWAIVTYVRALQKTRTGTPAEIPAVEMKELEIKGQ, encoded by the coding sequence ATGGCACAAGACCCGAACAATCCGGACCAAAAGCTGATTGGGCTGATGGCACAATTCGACGACCCCGACTCGTTGTTGGCGGCGTGTGAAAAAGTGCGGAAGGCAGGTTACACCAATACCGACGCCTACACCCCATTCCCGCTCCATGGAATCGACGATGCCCTGGGCATCAAGCCAACCATCCTCCCATGGATTGTGCTTGCTCTCGGTTTGATGGGTGGTAGTGCTGGTCTGGCACTGCAGTACATCACGAACGTGGAGTTCTACCCGTTCATCATTTCGGCGAAGCCGCTGTTCAGCTTGCCAGCGAACATTCCGGTGATCTTCGAACTGACGATTCTGCACGCAGCCATCGCCGTGTTCCTGGGCATGCTGCTGCTCAACCGGATGCCAACCTTCTCGAACCCACTGTTCCGGGTTCCTGAATTTGCCCGAGCCACCGACGACAAGTTCTTCTTGACCGTGGGTGTCGCCGACGAAAAGTTCAAGCCAAAGAAGACCCGCGAGCTGTTCGACAGCTTCATCGGTCAGACGGCCGTGATCGAAATCTTCGAAGATCCATCGAGCAACGAGATCCCTAAGGTCTTCAAGTTTGTGGGGATCGGCGTCTCGGTCCTGGCTCTGATTCCACCACTGTTGCTGTGGCGAGCCTACAACGACACCGCGACCGTTCCGCGTATCAACCCGATTCGCGACATGGACGTTCAGCTTCGTGGTGACACACAAACCGTCAGCCATGTCTTCGCCGATGGTCGTACCATGCGTCCTCGGATCGCAGGCACCGTTGCTCGTGGCGAATATGTCGATCCGATCTTGCTGACCGGTATCGTTCCAGAAACGGACCAGCAAAACGTTGCCTTCCTGCAGGAAGAAGAACCTCCGAAGGAAGAAGGCGAGAAGCCAGCAGAAGAAGCCAACGCCGAGGAAGACAAACCTGCCGAAGAGCCTGCGGCTGAAGAAAAGCCAATGGAAGAGCAGCCTGCTGAGGACAAGCCAGCTGAAGAAGCAGCTGCCCCAGCTCAGCCTGAAGAACCAGAACCCAACTGGGTGAAGATCGCACCGATCGAAGTCAATATGGCAACGCTCGAACGTGGTCGCAATCGCTACAACATCTACTGCTCGGTCTGCCACGGCCTGGCAGGCGACGGCGACGGCTTGGTTTCTCAGCGTGCTCTGCAGTTGCAGCAGCCAACCTGGGTTCCACCAACCAACTTGCACACCGACTACCTGCTGACGCAGCCTGACGGAAAGATCTACAACACCATCACGAACGGTATCCGCAAGATGAAGGGATACGCCGATCAGATTCCAACGGAAGATCGTTGGGCGATCGTGACGTACGTCCGAGCTCTGCAGAAGACGCGGACCGGGACACCAGCCGAGATTCCGGCTGTCGAGATGAAAGAATTGGAAATTAAGGGTCAGTAA
- a CDS encoding quinol:cytochrome C oxidoreductase, translating to MGGHHKPTITVTDDESIRISPAWQSLRVLGLFGGAGLLIVAWLIGKFSDSSSYFYFSYLTSFVYFLSISLGALFFVPIHHLTRAGWSVVVRRICELITQNLIPMAALFLIILLPVVFGSHSLFEWNNPELWNKDSSHYDQLIAHKSPYLNPTFFAIRAIIYFSAWICIARYFFLNSLAQDSNGDKQITLKMQKWSSLAVVTFALTVTFASFDWLMSLDPHWFSTIFGVYFFAGCALSFFAFLTLTVFLLQQSGKLEGIITKEHYHDLGKYTFGFTLFWAYIAFSQFLLIWYANIPEETGWYLRRQENGWAYVAIALIFGHFFIPFFGVMSRHIRRNKYALVCWALLILVMHYVDLYYVVMPQVAHGTAAPSFGLIDVCCIVGIGGVYISFLIWFATDKPLVPLKDPRLQESLALQNH from the coding sequence ATGGGCGGTCATCACAAACCCACAATCACGGTGACGGACGACGAATCGATCCGCATCAGCCCGGCTTGGCAGTCGTTGCGTGTCCTCGGACTGTTCGGCGGTGCCGGACTGCTGATCGTGGCGTGGTTGATCGGGAAGTTCTCCGACAGTTCGTCGTACTTCTACTTCTCGTACCTCACCAGCTTCGTTTACTTCCTCAGCATTTCGCTGGGTGCCTTGTTCTTCGTGCCGATCCATCACCTGACTCGCGCAGGCTGGAGTGTGGTCGTCCGTCGAATTTGCGAACTAATCACGCAAAACCTCATTCCAATGGCTGCGTTGTTCCTCATCATCCTGCTGCCTGTCGTGTTCGGCAGTCACTCGCTGTTTGAGTGGAACAACCCAGAACTGTGGAACAAGGATTCCTCGCACTACGATCAATTGATTGCCCACAAGTCGCCTTACTTGAACCCAACGTTCTTCGCGATTCGTGCGATCATCTACTTCAGTGCCTGGATCTGCATTGCCCGCTATTTCTTCTTGAACTCGCTGGCTCAAGATTCCAACGGCGACAAGCAGATCACGCTGAAGATGCAGAAGTGGAGTTCGTTGGCGGTTGTCACGTTCGCCCTGACGGTCACGTTCGCCTCGTTCGACTGGTTGATGTCGCTCGATCCTCACTGGTTCAGCACGATTTTCGGCGTCTACTTCTTTGCCGGTTGTGCCCTGAGCTTCTTCGCTTTCCTGACGCTGACGGTATTCCTGCTGCAGCAGAGTGGCAAGCTGGAAGGGATCATCACCAAAGAACATTACCACGACTTGGGTAAGTACACCTTCGGGTTCACCCTCTTCTGGGCCTACATCGCTTTCAGTCAGTTCCTGCTGATCTGGTACGCGAACATTCCAGAAGAAACCGGTTGGTACCTCCGTCGTCAGGAAAATGGCTGGGCCTACGTCGCCATCGCCCTGATCTTCGGTCACTTCTTCATCCCATTTTTCGGGGTCATGTCCCGCCACATCCGCCGCAACAAGTATGCGTTGGTGTGCTGGGCCTTGTTGATCCTGGTCATGCACTACGTCGACCTCTACTACGTCGTGATGCCGCAGGTTGCCCACGGCACCGCCGCTCCGAGTTTTGGTCTGATCGATGTGTGCTGCATCGTCGGTATTGGCGGTGTTTATATTAGCTTCCTGATTTGGTTTGCCACCGATAAGCCGCTGGTTCCGCTGAAGGATCCACGCCTGCAAGAATCGTTGGCCCTTCAGAATCATTAA
- a CDS encoding SCO family protein gives MRGCATIRPIWTVVFCLSICTSAFAQLNETPKEVDGLGVEEHLNEQLPLDTKFTDDRGQVIRLGDYFDGKRPVILSLNYSNCPMLCQQQLNGLVMTLSGMEESVGKDFQVVSISIDPREPHQRAAQTRLRYYQDYDRPGTADGWHFLVGTDKSILKVAKATGFQFRYVPERKEYAHNAVLMLCTPDGRISRYIYGVQFDEPTLRLSLVEASEGKIGTTMDQIILTCFMYDETAGRYGPQAVKIMQLGAFTTIVCLAVGLFPFWVLRRRTSSPRSDNSNQAGRHAPTQAT, from the coding sequence ATGCGAGGTTGTGCGACAATCCGGCCGATTTGGACAGTAGTTTTCTGCCTGTCGATCTGTACGTCCGCCTTCGCCCAGTTGAACGAAACCCCGAAGGAAGTTGACGGGCTTGGTGTTGAAGAACACCTCAACGAGCAGCTTCCTCTCGATACCAAGTTCACGGACGATCGAGGGCAAGTAATCCGCCTCGGCGATTACTTTGACGGGAAGAGACCGGTCATCTTGTCGCTCAACTACTCGAATTGCCCGATGCTGTGCCAACAGCAGCTCAACGGGTTAGTGATGACGTTGAGCGGCATGGAAGAAAGCGTTGGCAAAGACTTCCAGGTCGTTTCGATCAGCATCGATCCTCGAGAACCGCATCAACGAGCCGCCCAGACACGGCTCCGTTACTACCAGGATTACGACCGCCCCGGCACCGCCGATGGCTGGCACTTCCTGGTCGGAACCGACAAATCGATCCTGAAGGTCGCCAAGGCAACCGGGTTTCAGTTTCGATACGTGCCTGAGCGAAAAGAGTATGCCCACAACGCCGTGTTGATGCTTTGCACACCGGATGGGCGGATCTCTCGATACATTTACGGCGTTCAATTCGACGAGCCCACCTTACGGTTGTCATTGGTCGAAGCGAGCGAAGGCAAAATTGGCACGACGATGGATCAAATCATCCTCACGTGCTTCATGTACGATGAAACGGCTGGTCGTTATGGACCACAAGCCGTGAAGATAATGCAGTTGGGCGCGTTTACCACGATCGTCTGCCTGGCTGTGGGACTGTTTCCGTTTTGGGTGCTACGTCGCCGAACCAGCAGTCCTCGTAGTGACAATTCCAACCAGGCCGGTCGGCATGCTCCGACGCAGGCAACCTAG